One region of Haloprofundus salilacus genomic DNA includes:
- a CDS encoding DUF7562 family protein, translating into MWRSRTGRDRKTVVCIACGSSVLRSEAREYDKEGDRWNRHGKQFEYLCKGCHRELCWQPRGELESLILDIEQDGLPQSEFLSRYLHAVEDRYGRPEE; encoded by the coding sequence ATGTGGCGCTCCCGCACGGGTCGGGACCGGAAGACCGTCGTCTGTATCGCCTGCGGTTCGTCGGTGCTCCGGTCGGAGGCTCGCGAGTACGACAAGGAGGGTGACCGCTGGAACCGCCACGGCAAACAGTTCGAGTATCTCTGCAAAGGCTGTCACCGAGAACTCTGCTGGCAACCCCGGGGCGAACTCGAGTCGCTCATCCTCGACATTGAACAGGATGGACTCCCGCAGTCCGAGTTTCTCTCGCGCTATCTGCACGCGGTCGAAGACCGGTACGGACGGCCCGAGGAGTAA
- a CDS encoding glycosyltransferase, translating to MRVATPGDGDRRTLATTTAALGLAAVLCSPALLVAWYAPSIAALCALAGVGATVRAILATGVAFAPNPTPPPLPSDPPTVSVVVTAYNDADRLRETLDACAALDYPSDRVSVLVGYEAASTDGTETVARRAAAGDSHVRAVERSEPPAGKAAAVNHALSHADGDVVASLDAGQRLAPEALSRAVRWLVVDEETWCVKGRSYGCNSGESLIALCATVERHLAERVAFVARSRLGWFSLFTGGQAFFRAETLAALGPFDEEVLLEDVEMATRIHARGGRIRVDPAIVATERNPATVSAWAGQRRRWARGGMQVARRSLAGLLRSRDASVPTRLDAAYTFAALLSVPVVVLLSPVVVSEAVTAVESATSGSLLRWLSLSSLFSLAVPYALFLRDGVDGQHHDAREYAAPLVFPAYFALQSAVVLAAFLDEFVLRRPSVYVTSRRND from the coding sequence ATGCGGGTTGCGACGCCCGGTGACGGCGACAGGCGGACGCTCGCGACGACGACGGCCGCGCTCGGTCTCGCCGCGGTACTCTGCTCGCCCGCGCTCCTAGTCGCGTGGTACGCGCCGTCGATCGCCGCGCTGTGCGCTCTCGCCGGAGTGGGGGCGACGGTGCGAGCGATTCTCGCGACGGGGGTCGCCTTCGCGCCGAACCCGACCCCGCCGCCGCTGCCCTCGGACCCGCCGACGGTGAGCGTCGTCGTCACTGCCTACAACGACGCCGACCGCCTCCGTGAAACGCTCGACGCCTGCGCCGCGCTCGACTACCCGTCCGACCGCGTGAGCGTCCTCGTCGGCTACGAGGCGGCGTCGACCGACGGAACCGAAACGGTCGCGCGGCGCGCGGCGGCCGGCGACTCGCACGTCCGCGCCGTCGAGCGCTCGGAGCCACCGGCGGGGAAGGCGGCAGCGGTGAATCACGCGCTCTCGCACGCCGACGGCGACGTCGTCGCGAGCCTCGACGCCGGGCAGCGGCTCGCCCCGGAGGCGCTCTCGCGGGCGGTCCGATGGCTCGTCGTCGACGAGGAGACGTGGTGCGTCAAGGGGCGAAGCTACGGCTGCAACTCCGGGGAGTCGCTCATCGCGCTCTGTGCGACCGTCGAGCGCCACCTCGCCGAACGGGTGGCGTTCGTCGCCCGCTCGCGCCTAGGCTGGTTCTCGCTCTTCACCGGCGGGCAGGCGTTCTTCCGTGCCGAGACGCTGGCGGCGCTCGGTCCGTTCGACGAGGAGGTACTGCTCGAAGACGTGGAGATGGCGACGCGAATCCACGCCCGCGGCGGCCGCATCCGCGTCGATCCGGCCATCGTCGCCACCGAGCGCAATCCGGCGACCGTGTCGGCGTGGGCGGGCCAACGCCGCCGGTGGGCGCGCGGCGGGATGCAGGTCGCGCGGCGGTCGCTCGCCGGACTCCTCCGCAGTCGCGATGCCTCCGTGCCGACGCGCCTCGACGCCGCGTACACCTTCGCCGCGTTGCTGTCGGTGCCTGTCGTCGTCCTCCTCTCGCCTGTCGTCGTCTCCGAGGCGGTCACGGCTGTCGAATCCGCGACGTCCGGTTCCCTACTCCGCTGGCTCTCGCTCTCGTCGCTGTTTTCGCTCGCGGTTCCGTACGCGCTCTTTCTTCGGGACGGCGTCGACGGTCAGCACCACGACGCTCGCGAGTACGCGGCGCCGCTGGTGTTCCCGGCGTACTTCGCGCTGCAGAGCGCTGTGGTGCTGGCGGCGTTTCTCGACGAGTTCGTCCTCCGTCGGCCGTCGGTGTACGTGACGAGTCGGCGCAACGACTGA
- a CDS encoding transporter, whose translation MRTSTIVLIVGIVLLFIPIPPFATIAGILTILLALGMRFLGDS comes from the coding sequence ATGCGAACGAGTACAATCGTGCTGATCGTTGGTATCGTGCTGCTGTTCATCCCTATTCCGCCGTTCGCGACCATCGCGGGGATTCTCACCATCCTCCTCGCGCTGGGGATGCGCTTCTTGGGCGACAGCTAA
- a CDS encoding DUF1028 domain-containing protein, protein MTFSICVREEYEDDDGDEQLRFGVAVTTRLPGVGTLCPFASENGAVATQSLVNVELGRKGLEYVDDGLAVDDALRALLNADEGRDQRQLHGVDADGTFAFSGEECNDWYGHIEGENYTVAGNLLVGEEVVEATAEAYESNADGDAPLAERLIDALEAGHEVGGDKREELPVQSAALLVRRTEEDPGGFTDDLRVDATETPVTDLRTTYEEAKRGYEIILEQHEEDTEEVDESDEASGEE, encoded by the coding sequence GTGACGTTCAGCATCTGCGTTCGCGAGGAGTACGAGGACGACGACGGCGACGAGCAGTTGCGCTTCGGCGTCGCGGTGACGACTCGACTGCCCGGCGTCGGTACGCTCTGTCCGTTCGCCAGCGAGAACGGCGCAGTGGCGACGCAGAGCCTCGTCAACGTGGAGTTGGGCCGGAAGGGACTCGAGTACGTCGACGACGGACTCGCCGTCGACGACGCGCTTCGGGCGCTTCTGAACGCCGACGAGGGGCGCGACCAGCGCCAACTCCACGGCGTCGACGCCGACGGAACGTTCGCGTTCTCCGGCGAGGAGTGCAACGACTGGTACGGCCACATCGAGGGCGAGAACTACACCGTCGCGGGCAATCTGCTGGTCGGCGAGGAGGTAGTCGAAGCGACCGCGGAGGCGTACGAGTCGAACGCCGACGGCGACGCGCCGCTGGCCGAGCGACTTATCGACGCGCTCGAAGCAGGGCACGAAGTCGGCGGCGACAAACGCGAGGAACTCCCCGTTCAGAGCGCCGCGCTGCTCGTGAGACGCACGGAGGAAGACCCCGGCGGCTTCACCGACGACCTGCGCGTCGACGCCACGGAGACGCCCGTGACCGACCTCCGGACGACGTACGAGGAAGCGAAGCGGGGCTACGAGATTATCCTCGAACAGCACGAGGAGGATACTGAAGAAGTCGACGAGAGCGACGAGGCGTCTGGCGAGGAGTGA
- a CDS encoding ABC transporter ATP-binding protein, with protein sequence MTEQSQSLGTAFAEAAVAAHDGPTLELRGVRKEYETGGETVVALGGRNSRDSSSPAGIDFSVEPGEFVAIVGPSGSGKSTLLNMLGLLDEPTAGERYLLGRDVTTLDDEAQTDARKEAIGFVFQDFYLIPTLTATENVELPTIFEHDPEATERARDLLRRVGLGDRLDHTPNELSGGQKQRVAIARALVNEPRVVLADEPTGNLDQETGAQILSEFRRVCETGVSVVAVTHDPQVTEFADRTVRLVDGVIRDHDSDDADVAEGTVVDARPTDGDDPGIEPGDDR encoded by the coding sequence ATGACGGAGCAGTCGCAGTCTCTCGGGACCGCTTTCGCCGAGGCGGCCGTCGCCGCCCACGACGGTCCCACGCTCGAACTGAGGGGCGTGAGAAAGGAGTACGAGACGGGCGGCGAGACGGTGGTCGCGCTCGGCGGGCGCAACTCGCGAGATTCGTCCTCGCCCGCCGGGATCGACTTCTCGGTCGAACCGGGCGAGTTCGTCGCCATCGTCGGCCCGAGCGGAAGCGGTAAGTCTACGCTCCTCAACATGCTCGGCCTCCTGGACGAACCGACGGCGGGCGAGCGCTATCTCCTCGGTCGGGACGTGACGACGCTGGACGACGAAGCGCAGACCGACGCCCGGAAGGAGGCAATCGGCTTCGTGTTTCAGGACTTCTACCTCATCCCGACGCTGACGGCGACCGAGAACGTCGAACTGCCGACGATCTTCGAGCATGACCCCGAGGCGACCGAGCGGGCGCGCGACCTGCTCCGACGCGTCGGACTCGGCGACCGTCTCGACCACACGCCGAACGAACTCTCCGGGGGACAGAAACAGCGCGTCGCCATCGCCCGCGCGCTCGTCAACGAACCCCGGGTGGTGCTAGCCGACGAACCGACGGGCAACCTCGACCAGGAGACGGGCGCGCAGATTCTCTCCGAGTTCCGCCGCGTCTGCGAGACGGGCGTGAGCGTCGTCGCGGTGACGCACGACCCGCAGGTGACCGAATTCGCCGACCGGACCGTCCGCCTCGTCGACGGTGTGATTCGTGACCACGATTCTGATGACGCCGACGTCGCAGAGGGTACCGTCGTCGACGCGCGCCCGACGGATGGAGACGACCCGGGAATCGAACCGGGCGACGACCGATGA
- a CDS encoding PUA domain-containing protein, with amino-acid sequence MNVKSRHHLRSDDIKSLETTLSEALGVDLDGDTYEFVELTGTEFDLVLVDGSPAVFYLDDEPFLTVHGANEYPPEKHVVTVDAGAVSFVSGGADVMRPGIVDADVDIEAGDLVAIAEETHGKVLAVGRALEDGADLVGDSGKVVESVHYVGDDLYQFNV; translated from the coding sequence ATGAACGTCAAATCGCGCCACCACCTCCGGAGCGACGACATCAAATCGCTGGAAACGACGCTCTCGGAGGCGCTCGGCGTCGACCTCGACGGCGACACGTACGAGTTCGTCGAACTCACCGGCACCGAGTTCGACCTCGTGTTGGTCGACGGCTCTCCGGCCGTGTTCTATCTGGACGACGAACCGTTTCTCACAGTCCACGGAGCCAACGAGTATCCGCCCGAGAAACACGTCGTCACCGTGGACGCCGGGGCCGTCTCGTTCGTCAGCGGCGGGGCTGACGTGATGCGACCGGGTATCGTCGACGCCGACGTGGACATCGAAGCGGGGGACCTCGTGGCCATAGCCGAGGAGACCCACGGAAAGGTGCTCGCCGTCGGGCGAGCGCTCGAAGACGGCGCTGACCTCGTCGGCGACTCGGGGAAAGTCGTCGAATCCGTCCACTACGTCGGCGACGACCTGTACCAGTTCAACGTCTGA
- a CDS encoding ABC transporter permease: MKLDRRFPSLLMAWRNLDRNRLRSALAALGIVIGVLAIATLGIFGNVLQLSATNELGAIGTQVVVGPNQDAGVTSLSARDVETIQQLTAGRGTAVPLVSDGAVVSNGRGQSFATLYGISTPTALFTASEGTLPDRHRQGAIVGAELADILDLQVGSMVDIEGNEYRVIAVLAPTEDISPVSPDDGVVLPPEEFVSDEYNQVVVRADSGEAASQIAASVREQLNAREERVTVFEFSTILDQIDEFFALLNSFLLGLAGISLVVAGVSIFNVMLMSTSERRGEIGVLRAVGVQRRDVLRMLVVEAALLGTVGGAIGAALSAVVTAGLYYFTPVTLDVALDPSNGLYLVGAFVFGVVVSLVSGLYPAWKAANEPPVEALRG; the protein is encoded by the coding sequence ATGAAACTCGACCGGCGGTTCCCGTCGCTGCTCATGGCGTGGCGCAACCTCGACCGGAACCGCCTGCGGTCGGCACTGGCGGCGCTCGGCATCGTCATCGGCGTCCTCGCCATCGCGACGCTCGGTATCTTCGGCAACGTGCTGCAATTGTCGGCGACGAACGAACTCGGCGCTATCGGCACTCAGGTGGTCGTCGGCCCGAACCAGGACGCCGGAGTAACGTCGCTTTCCGCCCGCGACGTGGAGACGATACAGCAGCTCACCGCCGGGCGCGGGACGGCGGTGCCGCTCGTCAGCGACGGCGCAGTCGTCTCGAACGGTCGCGGCCAGTCGTTCGCGACGTTGTACGGTATCTCGACGCCGACGGCGCTCTTTACGGCCTCGGAGGGGACGCTCCCCGACCGGCACAGACAGGGCGCTATCGTCGGCGCGGAACTCGCCGACATACTCGACCTACAGGTGGGGAGCATGGTCGACATCGAGGGCAACGAGTACCGCGTTATCGCCGTGCTCGCGCCGACCGAGGACATCTCGCCGGTGTCGCCCGACGACGGCGTCGTCCTCCCGCCGGAGGAGTTCGTCAGCGACGAGTACAACCAGGTTGTCGTCCGCGCCGACTCCGGGGAGGCGGCGAGTCAGATCGCGGCGTCGGTCCGTGAGCAACTGAACGCCCGCGAAGAGCGTGTCACCGTGTTCGAGTTCTCGACTATCCTCGACCAGATCGACGAGTTCTTCGCGCTACTCAACTCGTTTCTGCTGGGCTTGGCGGGTATCTCGCTCGTCGTCGCGGGCGTGAGCATCTTCAACGTGATGTTGATGAGCACCTCCGAACGCCGGGGTGAGATAGGAGTGTTGCGGGCCGTCGGCGTCCAACGCCGCGACGTGCTGCGGATGCTCGTCGTAGAGGCAGCGCTACTCGGAACCGTCGGCGGCGCTATCGGCGCGGCGCTCAGCGCCGTGGTCACCGCGGGACTCTACTACTTTACGCCCGTGACGCTCGACGTCGCGCTCGACCCGAGCAACGGGCTGTATCTCGTCGGCGCGTTCGTCTTCGGCGTGGTCGTCAGCCTCGTCAGCGGGCTGTATCCGGCGTGGAAAGCCGCCAACGAACCGCCGGTCGAAGCGCTTCGCGGCTGA
- a CDS encoding RNB domain-containing ribonuclease: protein MSNDAQAQAGTAEGQGPVEIDPELARHLQNKREELFEEFGIRDEFPPEVRREAKERTENVTEEIRDAVDERRDLREMTTWTTDPADAQDFDDAISIEEDDEAYTLWVHIADVSHYVHPGSEMWAEAVKRGNTVYLPAYTVHMLPPILAETVCSLVPNEERLAHTVEMRLDKENLGYESIDIYKSVIESDERLTYSQCEKRLEDPDAPLHDEITLSYELADRMHEQRKEDGSLVLNPSRDHAHTIIEECMLKANKAVTHELMWGRGVEAMYRVHPQPTPDQWDKALREIAELDNVNIPGGSWDDPRKAVNAALEEAPPRMLNKIQRAVLKVMPRAKYMNDPFGGHHALNFDIYGHFTSPIRRLSDLINHWIVHENDVPEDLVELCDRASDKQKDGETAERLYKQFMQEVGLDPYAVNNRGLVVVDDEEDESDEQTAESDAE, encoded by the coding sequence ATGTCGAACGACGCGCAAGCGCAGGCTGGCACCGCCGAGGGGCAGGGTCCCGTCGAGATCGACCCTGAACTCGCCCGCCACCTGCAGAACAAACGCGAGGAACTGTTCGAGGAGTTCGGTATCCGCGACGAGTTCCCGCCGGAGGTCCGCCGCGAAGCCAAGGAGCGAACCGAAAACGTCACCGAGGAGATTCGCGACGCCGTCGACGAGCGCCGCGACCTCCGCGAGATGACGACGTGGACAACCGACCCCGCCGACGCTCAGGACTTCGACGACGCCATCAGCATCGAGGAGGACGACGAGGCGTACACGCTGTGGGTCCACATCGCCGACGTGAGCCACTATGTCCACCCCGGTTCGGAGATGTGGGCCGAGGCGGTCAAACGCGGTAACACGGTGTATCTCCCCGCGTACACCGTCCACATGCTGCCGCCCATCCTCGCGGAGACGGTCTGCTCGCTGGTCCCCAACGAGGAGCGACTCGCCCACACCGTCGAGATGCGACTCGACAAGGAGAATCTCGGCTACGAGTCCATCGACATCTACAAATCGGTCATCGAGAGCGACGAGCGCCTCACCTACAGTCAGTGCGAGAAGCGCCTCGAAGACCCGGACGCGCCGCTGCACGACGAGATTACGCTCTCCTACGAACTCGCCGACCGGATGCACGAACAGCGCAAGGAGGACGGCTCGCTCGTGCTCAACCCGAGTCGCGACCACGCGCACACCATCATCGAGGAGTGCATGCTGAAGGCGAACAAAGCCGTCACGCACGAACTGATGTGGGGCCGCGGCGTCGAGGCTATGTACCGCGTCCACCCCCAACCGACGCCCGACCAGTGGGACAAGGCGCTGCGCGAGATCGCGGAACTCGACAACGTGAACATCCCCGGGGGGTCGTGGGACGACCCCCGGAAGGCGGTGAACGCGGCGCTCGAAGAAGCCCCGCCGCGGATGCTCAACAAGATTCAGCGCGCCGTGCTGAAGGTGATGCCCCGGGCGAAGTACATGAATGACCCCTTCGGCGGCCACCACGCGCTGAACTTCGACATCTACGGCCACTTCACCTCGCCCATCCGCCGCCTCTCGGACCTCATCAACCACTGGATCGTCCACGAGAACGACGTGCCCGAGGATCTCGTCGAACTCTGCGACCGCGCCTCCGACAAACAGAAAGACGGCGAGACGGCCGAGCGTCTCTACAAGCAGTTCATGCAGGAGGTCGGACTCGATCCCTACGCCGTGAACAACCGCGGTCTCGTCGTCGTCGACGACGAGGAAGACGAGAGCGACGAGCAGACCGCCGAGTCCGACGCCGAGTAG